Proteins encoded within one genomic window of Actinoplanes octamycinicus:
- a CDS encoding glycosyltransferase 87 family protein, which yields MRPSRRLVRAAPVLAVVIVAAAVAGAAAWANVPAKLSFHGGFVDLSVYRYGGRLAVDGLPLYGSRDPATHLRFTYPPFAAVAMAPLAWLPLWLATALWTAASVGALAAVIALVLRSLRGTAPGSLVALLTLAALTLEPVWQNLTFGQINLLLMLAVLVDLVHPDRRWSGVLVGIAAGVKLTPLLFVVLLFLVGRRRTAARALLAFAGTVAIGFAVLPGAARTYWTEDLVRAGRVGPPELAHNQSVFGTLTRLLDHPPATPLWLAVAGPLAVAVVAVAAVCWRRGDRVLGTGLAALAMLLASPISWSHHWVWAVPIGLALGERSRIASILWTATFLTRPFVWPPWGQRREYEWAPIEHLPGNAYLLAALILTLWTAVRLGRPAKSGPTKVVGGPDRRGRGPFLRSDVARCR from the coding sequence GTGAGACCGTCTCGCCGGCTGGTGCGGGCCGCCCCGGTCCTGGCCGTGGTCATCGTCGCCGCCGCCGTGGCCGGGGCCGCGGCCTGGGCGAACGTCCCGGCGAAGCTGAGCTTCCACGGCGGGTTCGTGGATCTCTCCGTCTACCGGTACGGCGGCCGCCTGGCAGTCGACGGCCTGCCGCTCTACGGCTCCCGGGACCCGGCCACCCACCTGCGCTTCACCTACCCGCCCTTCGCCGCGGTGGCGATGGCGCCGCTGGCGTGGCTGCCGCTCTGGCTGGCCACGGCGTTGTGGACCGCCGCGTCGGTGGGCGCGCTGGCCGCGGTGATCGCGCTGGTCCTCCGGTCGCTGCGCGGCACCGCTCCCGGCTCGCTGGTCGCCCTGCTCACCCTGGCCGCGCTCACCCTCGAACCGGTCTGGCAGAACCTCACCTTCGGCCAGATCAACCTGCTGCTGATGCTCGCCGTGCTCGTCGACCTGGTGCACCCGGACCGGCGCTGGTCCGGCGTCCTGGTCGGCATCGCGGCGGGCGTGAAGCTGACCCCGCTGCTGTTCGTCGTGCTGCTGTTCCTCGTCGGCCGGCGCCGGACGGCGGCGCGAGCGCTGCTGGCCTTCGCCGGCACCGTCGCGATCGGGTTCGCCGTGCTGCCCGGCGCGGCGCGCACGTACTGGACCGAGGACCTGGTCCGGGCCGGCCGGGTAGGCCCTCCGGAGCTGGCCCACAACCAGTCGGTTTTCGGTACGCTCACCCGCCTGCTCGACCATCCGCCGGCGACGCCGCTGTGGCTCGCCGTGGCCGGGCCGCTCGCCGTGGCGGTGGTGGCCGTCGCCGCCGTCTGCTGGCGCCGCGGCGACCGGGTGCTCGGCACCGGGCTGGCCGCCCTGGCCATGTTGCTCGCCTCGCCCATCTCCTGGTCCCACCACTGGGTGTGGGCCGTGCCGATCGGACTGGCGCTGGGGGAGCGCAGCCGGATCGCGAGCATCCTGTGGACCGCGACCTTCCTGACCCGCCCGTTCGTCTGGCCGCCTTGGGGCCAGCGCCGCGAGTACGAGTGGGCCCCGATCGAACACCTCCCGGGCAACGCCTACCTGCTCGCCGCCCTGATCCTCACCTTGTGGACGGCGGTGCGGCTCGGTCGCCCGGCAAAGAGCGGACCAACCAAAGTTGTAGGCGGCCCCGACCGGAGAGGGCGCGGTCCGTTCCTGCGGTCCGATGTGGCGCGGTGCCGGTAG
- a CDS encoding HEAT repeat domain-containing protein — protein MSGFGSPSQEELPLELLLRLAQREIQDDDGVVGLPSLLALHRRPTRDVFDRAAALTGDSSPRRRELGVRILRELGDEQADGRRPFTEETVPLLLDRLRDEAEPSVTCWIVSALGYHRAQEALPRVATLADHPDERVRFHVAAALPGLVDLDRVAPEAAAALIRLCHDDDAETRYYALYAVTREIPSLDVEVVTRLTEQLAGDPDEQISAMAAAHHSAIGEVRELLGDALERGIATGAYDHLIGPVLVTLACAGDAGLLDEEVRRRLGAAAEPIHTARLAGDLVAWWTDKESRITWD, from the coding sequence GTGAGCGGTTTCGGATCGCCGAGTCAGGAAGAACTGCCGCTGGAATTGTTGTTGCGGCTGGCGCAGCGGGAGATCCAGGACGATGACGGCGTGGTCGGGTTGCCGTCTCTGCTCGCCCTGCATCGCCGGCCGACCCGGGACGTGTTCGACCGTGCCGCCGCGCTCACCGGCGACAGCAGCCCCCGGCGGCGGGAACTCGGCGTGCGGATCCTGCGCGAACTCGGTGACGAGCAGGCCGACGGGCGCCGGCCCTTCACCGAGGAGACCGTGCCCCTGCTGCTTGACCGCCTTCGCGACGAGGCCGAACCGTCGGTCACCTGCTGGATCGTCTCCGCGCTCGGTTACCACCGCGCCCAGGAGGCGTTGCCGCGGGTGGCGACGCTGGCCGATCACCCGGACGAGCGGGTCCGGTTCCACGTGGCGGCTGCCCTGCCCGGGCTGGTCGACCTCGATCGGGTGGCACCCGAGGCGGCCGCGGCGTTGATCCGGCTCTGCCACGACGACGACGCCGAGACCCGTTATTACGCGCTCTACGCGGTCACCCGCGAGATCCCGAGTCTGGACGTCGAGGTGGTGACCAGGCTGACCGAGCAGCTCGCCGGCGATCCCGACGAGCAGATCAGCGCGATGGCCGCCGCCCACCACAGTGCGATCGGCGAGGTTCGCGAGCTGCTCGGCGACGCCCTGGAACGGGGCATCGCGACTGGCGCCTACGACCATCTGATCGGGCCGGTCCTGGTCACCCTCGCCTGTGCCGGCGACGCCGGCCTGCTCGATGAGGAAGTTCGCCGCAGGCTCGGAGCGGCAGCGGAACCGATCCACACCGCGCGTCTCGCCGGTGATCTCGTCGCCTGGTGGACCGACAAGGAAAGCCGGATCACCTGGGACTGA
- a CDS encoding NAD(P)/FAD-dependent oxidoreductase codes for MKHRIVVLGAGYAGANAAGRLAKRLHPADTGITLVNAEPDFVERVRMHQLATGQELRPRRLTDVFAGTGVQVKVARVDAVDPDRRTVGIVGADGPGEIAYDTLVYALGSTAADGGVPGVAEHAHHLAGRQSALRLRDRLAALAPGGTVLVVGGGLTGIEAVTEIAEARPDLRVSLAARAGLGDWLSDKARTHLRAAADRLGIVVHEHTGIARVEATGAVTADGRTLPAQVTVWTAGFAVHPLAAATTLRVCPTGQIVVDDTMRSVSHPGVYAVGDAAFAPGANGEPLRMSCASGVPSAHLAADVIAARLTGRRIPPNRIGYTAQCISLGRRDGIVQWVTPDDRPKPSAVTGRAAARLKEIICKSAAWSISHPTAMLPSRRHHAIPSGEPRVTTPA; via the coding sequence ATGAAGCACCGCATCGTCGTCCTCGGGGCCGGATACGCCGGAGCCAACGCGGCCGGGCGCCTGGCCAAGCGGCTGCACCCCGCGGACACCGGGATCACCCTGGTCAACGCGGAACCCGACTTCGTCGAGCGGGTCCGCATGCACCAACTGGCGACCGGCCAGGAGCTGCGGCCCCGGCGGCTGACCGACGTCTTCGCGGGCACCGGCGTACAGGTGAAGGTGGCCCGGGTCGACGCCGTCGACCCCGACCGCCGGACCGTCGGCATCGTCGGCGCCGATGGTCCCGGCGAGATCGCCTACGACACGCTCGTCTACGCCCTCGGCAGCACCGCCGCCGACGGTGGCGTTCCCGGCGTCGCCGAGCATGCCCACCACCTCGCCGGCCGGCAGTCCGCGCTGCGGCTACGTGACCGCCTGGCCGCGCTCGCTCCGGGCGGAACCGTGCTCGTCGTCGGCGGCGGCCTGACCGGCATCGAAGCGGTCACCGAGATCGCAGAGGCCCGGCCGGACCTCCGGGTCTCCCTCGCCGCCCGCGCCGGCCTCGGCGACTGGCTGAGCGACAAGGCCCGCACTCACCTGCGGGCGGCCGCCGACCGGCTCGGCATCGTCGTGCACGAGCACACCGGCATCGCGCGGGTCGAGGCAACCGGCGCCGTCACCGCCGACGGCCGGACGCTCCCGGCGCAGGTGACGGTCTGGACCGCCGGCTTCGCGGTCCATCCGCTCGCCGCGGCCACGACCCTGCGGGTCTGCCCCACCGGACAGATCGTCGTCGACGACACCATGCGGTCGGTCTCGCATCCCGGCGTCTACGCCGTCGGGGACGCCGCGTTCGCCCCCGGCGCGAACGGCGAACCGCTGCGGATGTCCTGCGCCTCCGGGGTGCCGTCGGCCCACCTGGCCGCCGACGTCATCGCGGCGCGCCTGACCGGTCGCCGGATCCCGCCGAACCGGATCGGCTACACCGCGCAGTGCATCAGCCTGGGCCGCCGCGACGGCATCGTGCAGTGGGTGACGCCGGACGACCGGCCCAAGCCGTCCGCGGTCACCGGCAGGGCGGCCGCCCGCCTGAAGGAGATCATCTGCAAGAGCGCGGCCTGGAGCATCTCCCACCCGACCGCGATGCTGCCGAGCCGCCGCCACCACGCCATCCCGTCCGGCGAACCCCGGGTGACCACGCCGGCGTGA
- a CDS encoding MarR family winged helix-turn-helix transcriptional regulator: MSGHPAQRHSDLALAIREMLQANGEATHSLAARLGVGGTDAIALDHLLSSDDGLGPTELGQRLGIRSASATTLVDRLQATGHAQRVPHPSDRRRQTVVATPHAREQVVRALTPLLDRIEEAAARLSPEQAEVTVAFLREVTAAMRDYAAG, from the coding sequence GTGAGCGGGCACCCAGCACAGCGACACAGCGACCTCGCCCTGGCCATCCGGGAGATGCTGCAGGCCAACGGCGAGGCGACGCACAGCCTGGCCGCCCGGCTCGGCGTCGGCGGGACCGACGCGATCGCCCTCGATCACCTGCTCAGCAGCGACGACGGCCTCGGGCCGACCGAGCTGGGCCAGCGGCTCGGGATCCGGTCCGCGTCAGCGACCACGCTGGTCGACCGGCTGCAGGCGACCGGCCATGCCCAGCGGGTGCCGCACCCGTCGGACCGGCGCCGGCAGACGGTGGTGGCCACCCCGCACGCGCGCGAGCAGGTGGTGCGGGCCCTGACGCCGCTGCTCGACCGGATCGAGGAGGCCGCCGCCCGCCTGAGCCCGGAGCAGGCCGAAGTCACCGTGGCGTTCCTGCGCGAGGTCACCGCGGCGATGCGGGACTACGCCGCCGGCTGA
- a CDS encoding ElyC/SanA/YdcF family protein, whose protein sequence is MIAAHLNALVDFCAQRDVGALSRDEVGDVDVAILFGGSILAGGDLFARAIADELAACFMIVGGRGHSTDVLRAAMRRRMGWDDVAGLTEAALFDRYLTERYDVRADLLEHESTNCGNNVRNALALLADKGVPHRRILLIQDASMQRRMDAGFRLLAPAARIVNFAAHRTPVDLIGGELGFRSPPEGMWPVDRYVSMLMGEIPRLTDDGDGYGPAGRGFIAHVTVPERIQQAYEALRRAGVGAPRAADQRWAG, encoded by the coding sequence ATGATCGCCGCTCACCTCAACGCTCTGGTGGACTTCTGCGCTCAGCGTGACGTCGGCGCGCTGAGCCGTGACGAGGTGGGTGACGTGGATGTCGCCATCCTCTTCGGCGGCAGCATCCTCGCGGGCGGTGATCTCTTCGCACGGGCCATCGCCGACGAGCTCGCCGCCTGCTTCATGATCGTCGGTGGGCGGGGGCACTCCACCGACGTCCTGCGGGCCGCCATGCGGCGAAGGATGGGATGGGACGACGTCGCGGGTCTGACCGAGGCCGCGCTCTTCGACCGCTATCTCACTGAGAGGTACGACGTGCGCGCCGACCTGCTCGAACACGAGTCGACGAACTGCGGGAACAACGTCCGTAACGCATTGGCGCTGCTTGCCGACAAAGGAGTGCCGCATCGGCGGATTCTGCTGATCCAGGACGCCTCGATGCAGCGGCGTATGGACGCCGGGTTCCGGCTGTTGGCGCCTGCCGCGCGGATCGTGAACTTCGCCGCTCACCGGACGCCGGTCGACCTGATCGGCGGGGAGCTGGGGTTCCGGTCGCCGCCGGAGGGAATGTGGCCAGTGGACCGGTACGTCTCGATGCTGATGGGGGAGATCCCGCGGCTCACCGATGACGGCGACGGGTATGGGCCGGCCGGGCGGGGGTTCATCGCGCACGTCACCGTTCCGGAAAGGATCCAGCAAGCGTACGAGGCCCTGCGCCGCGCTGGGGTGGGGGCGCCTCGCGCCGCCGATCAGCGGTGGGCGGGCTGA
- a CDS encoding polyprenyl synthetase family protein — translation MFTPSRRPQAGTTTTPAIRSSPLDAEDLRGRVRSEIERFLAAQTEVLAEVSDDCAPLVRYVADLMSGGKRLRPAFCYWAWRAAGAPNGPAVLAAATALEFLQAAALVHDDIMDASDTRRGAPSMHRRFAALHTANRWDSDAEQFGMSAAVLAGDLCLTWSDALFSGSGLPPAALARGRGVFDRMRIQLMGGQYLDLVDQAGAGRDRRGALERARRVAHFKSAKYTVEHPLLLGGHLAGAGSGVLERFSAFGLPLGEAFQLRDDLLGVFGDPARTGKPAGDDLREGKRTALIALTVERATDVQKKVLQALLGDRSLPAADIDVLREVIADTGAPVAVERMIDELVERARTALDTTDLEAAGHAVLLALAEAATDRSL, via the coding sequence ATGTTCACGCCATCGCGCCGGCCGCAGGCCGGCACCACGACCACGCCGGCCATCCGCAGCTCACCGCTGGACGCCGAAGACCTGCGCGGCCGGGTCCGGTCCGAGATCGAGCGGTTCCTCGCCGCCCAGACGGAGGTGCTGGCCGAGGTCAGCGACGACTGCGCGCCGCTGGTGCGGTACGTGGCCGACCTGATGTCCGGCGGTAAACGGCTACGGCCCGCGTTCTGCTACTGGGCGTGGCGCGCGGCCGGCGCACCGAACGGCCCCGCCGTCCTGGCCGCCGCGACCGCACTGGAGTTCCTGCAGGCCGCCGCGCTGGTCCACGACGACATCATGGACGCCTCGGACACCCGCCGCGGTGCCCCGTCGATGCACCGCCGGTTCGCCGCCCTGCACACCGCGAACCGCTGGGACAGCGACGCCGAACAGTTCGGGATGTCGGCCGCCGTGCTGGCCGGTGACCTGTGCCTGACCTGGAGCGACGCGCTGTTCTCCGGCAGCGGCCTGCCGCCGGCCGCCCTCGCGCGCGGCCGCGGCGTCTTCGACCGGATGCGCATCCAGCTGATGGGCGGGCAGTACCTGGACCTGGTCGACCAGGCCGGCGCCGGCCGCGACCGGCGCGGTGCGCTGGAGCGGGCGCGCCGGGTCGCGCACTTCAAGAGCGCGAAGTACACCGTCGAGCATCCGCTGCTGCTCGGCGGGCACCTGGCCGGCGCCGGCAGCGGCGTGCTGGAGCGCTTCTCGGCGTTCGGGCTGCCGCTCGGCGAGGCGTTCCAGCTGCGCGACGACCTGCTCGGCGTGTTCGGCGACCCGGCCCGGACCGGCAAGCCCGCCGGGGACGACCTGCGCGAGGGCAAACGTACGGCGCTGATCGCGCTCACCGTCGAGCGCGCCACCGACGTACAGAAAAAGGTCTTGCAAGCTCTCCTCGGCGACCGCAGCCTGCCCGCGGCCGACATCGACGTGCTCCGGGAGGTCATCGCCGACACCGGGGCGCCGGTCGCGGTCGAGCGGATGATCGACGAGCTGGTCGAGCGCGCCCGCACCGCGCTGGACACGACCGACCTCGAGGCGGCGGGGCACGCCGTGCTGCTCGCGCTGGCCGAGGCCGCCACCGACCGGAGTCTCTGA
- a CDS encoding tachylectin-related carbohydrate-binding protein, with amino-acid sequence MKGNSAGPCGGTDFSTRRQAMAGVVFAIKHDGDLLWYRYTGDGTADQTGATGWEPNSSNPVGRGWQNFQRVFGIGNGQVLAIKHDGDLLWYRYTGDGKADQTGATGWDANSSNPIGRGWQNFQQVFGIGNGQVLAIKHDGDLLWYRYTGDGKADQTGATGWDANSSNPIGRGWQNFQQVFGIGNGQVLAIKHDGDLLWYRYTGDGKADQTGATGWDANSSNPIGRGWQNFQQVFGIGNGQVLAIKHDGDLLWYRYTGDGTADQTGATGWHPHSSNPIGRGWQNFHQVLGGL; translated from the coding sequence ATGAAAGGCAACTCTGCTGGCCCGTGCGGTGGCACCGATTTCTCAACGAGGAGACAGGCAATGGCAGGCGTGGTGTTCGCGATCAAACACGATGGTGATCTGCTGTGGTACCGGTACACCGGTGACGGTACGGCGGATCAGACAGGTGCTACCGGCTGGGAGCCGAATTCCAGCAACCCGGTGGGCCGTGGCTGGCAGAACTTCCAACGGGTCTTCGGCATCGGCAACGGCCAAGTCCTCGCGATCAAACACGACGGGGACCTCCTCTGGTACCGCTACACCGGCGACGGTAAGGCCGACCAGACCGGCGCCACCGGCTGGGACGCCAACTCCAGCAACCCCATCGGCCGCGGCTGGCAGAACTTCCAACAGGTCTTCGGCATCGGCAACGGCCAAGTCCTGGCCATCAAACACGACGGGGACCTCCTCTGGTACCGCTACACCGGCGACGGCAAGGCCGACCAGACCGGCGCCACCGGCTGGGACGCCAACTCCAGCAACCCCATCGGCCGCGGCTGGCAGAACTTCCAACAGGTCTTCGGCATCGGCAACGGCCAAGTCCTGGCCATCAAACACGACGGGGACCTCCTCTGGTACCGCTACACCGGCGACGGCAAGGCCGACCAGACCGGCGCCACCGGCTGGGACGCCAACTCCAGCAACCCCATCGGCCGCGGCTGGCAGAACTTCCAACAGGTCTTCGGCATCGGCAACGGCCAAGTCCTGGCCATCAAACACGACGGGGACCTCCTCTGGTACCGCTACACCGGCGACGGCACCGCCGACCAGACCGGCGCCACCGGCTGGCACCCGCATTCCAGCAACCCGATCGGCCGCGGCTGGCAGAACTTCCACCAGGTTCTCGGGGGCCTCTGA
- a CDS encoding Fic family protein, whose amino-acid sequence MTSEFSFPRLRVNALTWADVDPDRHPFDPGTVHDVVRAIAPAGGVPEPFRYDPGRGFDHLADQARWDWQRAMTVALAEHYGVWACGWLAEMAGLTADGAMVVRWSGARESITTPEETLDAVAGALVDWRIFLDDLAELFPRHLPLPADPRAASRAWEATVASLVATVAARSGADEHWYPVCALVLKWFLAVAEVPGENHDALVDAAIGGRFWSFVSPLGAEVADAAESLAAMLTGVPAAPDDVWPDTWPQDWPSWRSTELPTAARAPWVTAPAVPDTLEAWRQVREAARWEHAVEHVTGPVRTARDGIAEHLARRKYDGSRALAAVELVRADAAEGGSLTFARLETWQRKVLAAAAVPFRTTSAWARGGRERYAYREELPGAFEVCLAEATDPAVPLPSRAARVYLDVLHFHPFADGNARSAALALYFVLAREEVVLDRAAPLLMTRWPTPDAHGAEGLARFVATLIKQTRRSQDSYLGDLNRAP is encoded by the coding sequence ATGACGAGCGAGTTCTCCTTTCCACGGCTGCGCGTCAACGCTCTCACCTGGGCAGACGTGGACCCCGATCGGCACCCGTTCGATCCGGGCACCGTGCACGACGTCGTGCGAGCGATAGCGCCGGCGGGCGGCGTGCCGGAGCCTTTCCGGTACGACCCGGGCCGCGGCTTCGATCACCTCGCGGATCAGGCGCGCTGGGACTGGCAGCGGGCGATGACCGTTGCCCTGGCCGAGCACTACGGCGTCTGGGCCTGCGGCTGGCTCGCCGAGATGGCCGGGCTCACGGCCGACGGCGCCATGGTGGTGCGGTGGAGCGGCGCCCGGGAGTCGATCACGACGCCGGAGGAGACGCTCGACGCCGTCGCCGGGGCGCTCGTGGACTGGCGGATCTTCCTCGACGACCTGGCCGAGCTGTTCCCGCGGCATCTGCCGCTGCCCGCCGACCCGCGCGCGGCGTCCCGCGCGTGGGAGGCCACCGTCGCCTCCCTGGTCGCCACCGTGGCGGCGCGATCCGGTGCCGACGAGCACTGGTACCCGGTCTGCGCCCTGGTCCTGAAGTGGTTCCTGGCCGTCGCCGAGGTGCCCGGCGAGAACCACGACGCGCTCGTCGACGCGGCGATCGGCGGGCGGTTCTGGAGCTTCGTCTCCCCGCTGGGCGCCGAGGTGGCCGACGCCGCGGAGTCCCTGGCGGCGATGCTCACCGGCGTCCCGGCCGCACCGGACGACGTCTGGCCCGACACCTGGCCGCAGGACTGGCCCAGCTGGCGGAGCACCGAGCTGCCCACCGCCGCCCGGGCGCCGTGGGTCACCGCGCCTGCGGTGCCCGACACGCTGGAGGCCTGGCGGCAGGTCCGGGAGGCGGCTCGGTGGGAGCACGCGGTCGAGCACGTCACCGGGCCGGTCCGGACGGCACGCGACGGCATCGCCGAGCATCTGGCGCGGCGCAAGTACGACGGCAGCCGTGCTCTGGCCGCGGTGGAGCTGGTGCGCGCGGACGCTGCCGAGGGCGGCTCGCTCACGTTCGCGCGGCTGGAGACGTGGCAACGGAAGGTGCTCGCGGCAGCCGCCGTACCGTTTCGTACGACGTCCGCCTGGGCGCGAGGCGGCCGGGAACGCTACGCATACCGCGAGGAGCTGCCCGGGGCCTTCGAGGTGTGTCTCGCCGAAGCCACCGACCCGGCGGTACCGCTGCCGTCGCGCGCCGCGCGGGTGTACCTCGACGTGCTGCACTTCCACCCGTTCGCCGACGGCAACGCGCGATCGGCGGCGCTCGCGCTGTACTTCGTGCTCGCGCGCGAGGAGGTGGTGCTGGACCGCGCCGCCCCGCTGCTGATGACCCGCTGGCCGACCCCCGACGCGCACGGCGCCGAAGGGCTGGCCCGATTCGTCGCCACGCTCATCAAGCAGACCCGACGGTCACAAGATTCCTATCTGGGAGACTTGAACCGTGCACCTTGA
- the sigJ gene encoding RNA polymerase sigma factor SigJ, giving the protein MLVGAHDVEVFERARPRLEAIAYRLLGSANDAEDAVQDTFLRWQAAERELIETPEAWLTKVLTNLCLNRLTSARARRETYVGQWLPEPVFAGDRMLGPSDTVEQRESVSLAMLTLMERLSARERVVYVLREAFGYPHAEIAEVLDLTESNCQQIHRRARQHLADERRRVPVDAAAARRIVEEFLAAALSGRTDSLVRMLTDDAISIGDGGGVVFSVPHPITGALRVARFLRTLFTPSAAKWEMIGGRPDLFAAVANGVPALVMVVGDRVAGVFALDVTTDGIAGVHAQANPGKLRHATRQWAAAAPGEPLTW; this is encoded by the coding sequence ATGCTGGTCGGTGCGCATGACGTCGAGGTGTTCGAGCGGGCCAGGCCGCGGCTGGAGGCGATCGCGTACCGGCTGCTGGGGTCGGCGAACGACGCCGAGGACGCGGTGCAGGACACGTTCCTGCGCTGGCAGGCCGCCGAGCGGGAACTCATCGAGACGCCCGAGGCCTGGCTGACCAAGGTGCTCACCAACCTCTGCCTCAACCGGCTCACCTCGGCGCGGGCCCGCCGGGAGACCTATGTGGGCCAGTGGCTGCCCGAGCCGGTCTTCGCCGGGGACCGGATGCTCGGCCCGTCCGACACCGTCGAGCAGCGCGAGTCGGTCTCCCTCGCGATGCTCACGCTGATGGAGCGGCTCTCGGCCCGGGAACGCGTCGTGTACGTGCTGCGCGAGGCGTTCGGATACCCGCACGCCGAGATCGCCGAGGTGCTCGACCTGACCGAGTCGAACTGCCAGCAGATCCACCGGCGGGCCAGGCAGCACCTGGCCGACGAGCGCCGCCGGGTGCCGGTCGACGCCGCCGCGGCCCGCCGGATCGTCGAGGAGTTCCTCGCCGCGGCGCTCAGCGGCCGGACCGACTCGCTGGTGCGGATGCTGACCGACGACGCGATCAGCATCGGTGACGGCGGCGGCGTGGTGTTCTCCGTGCCGCACCCGATCACCGGGGCGCTGCGGGTGGCGCGGTTCCTGCGGACGCTGTTCACGCCCAGCGCGGCCAAGTGGGAGATGATCGGCGGCCGTCCGGACCTGTTCGCCGCGGTCGCGAACGGCGTACCCGCACTGGTCATGGTGGTCGGCGACCGGGTCGCCGGGGTGTTCGCGCTGGACGTGACCACCGACGGCATCGCGGGCGTGCACGCCCAGGCGAACCCCGGCAAGCTCCGGCACGCGACCCGTCAGTGGGCCGCTGCGGCACCCGGGGAGCCGCTCACCTGGTGA
- a CDS encoding DUF6069 family protein: MTNQMQTTAFGTTGRTARLITIGAATTAVLVQWTSNELWADTPLTVVRGGATQHLGAGAVTVTALVAGLAAWGLLAVLERTTRRPVRAFRIIATVGLLLSLAGPLGSGADPQSTTTLLAMHTTVAAALILGLPRRHC; encoded by the coding sequence ATGACGAACCAGATGCAGACCACCGCTTTCGGTACGACCGGCCGGACCGCCCGCCTGATCACCATCGGCGCTGCCACGACGGCCGTGCTGGTGCAGTGGACGAGCAACGAACTGTGGGCCGACACCCCGCTGACCGTCGTGCGGGGCGGCGCCACCCAGCACCTCGGCGCGGGCGCGGTCACCGTCACCGCCCTGGTTGCCGGGCTGGCCGCCTGGGGCCTGCTCGCCGTGCTCGAACGCACCACCCGCCGCCCGGTCCGCGCCTTCCGGATCATCGCCACGGTCGGGCTGCTGCTGTCGCTGGCCGGGCCGCTCGGCAGCGGCGCGGACCCGCAGTCGACGACGACCCTGCTGGCCATGCACACCACCGTCGCCGCCGCCCTGATCCTCGGGCTGCCCCGCCGTCACTGCTGA
- a CDS encoding DUF6578 domain-containing protein yields the protein MDGWQMECCGTPFGERSDVAWRLRNPNPTELSWLDTVLHDGVAATIDAVEDHHGDGSAPRTAGTVVSIATLHCRFAPEPVAGSGVVTPVIAAEKWNNDLDDRRFAGFLIRLRTADSGS from the coding sequence ATGGACGGCTGGCAGATGGAGTGCTGCGGTACGCCGTTCGGGGAGCGCAGCGACGTGGCGTGGCGGCTGCGGAACCCCAATCCCACCGAGTTGAGTTGGCTCGACACCGTACTGCACGACGGCGTCGCCGCGACCATCGACGCCGTCGAGGACCACCATGGCGATGGAAGCGCTCCGCGGACCGCGGGCACGGTGGTCTCGATCGCCACGCTGCACTGCCGTTTCGCTCCCGAGCCGGTCGCCGGATCCGGTGTCGTGACGCCGGTCATCGCGGCGGAGAAGTGGAACAACGACCTCGACGATCGGCGGTTCGCCGGATTCCTCATCCGCCTCCGCACCGCAGACTCGGGGAGCTAG